In Castor canadensis chromosome 11, mCasCan1.hap1v2, whole genome shotgun sequence, a single genomic region encodes these proteins:
- the LOC109697950 gene encoding olfactory receptor 6K3-like has translation MYGVERKAFPVNLPVSYQDFILIFIPKNLTFFSSHTQGYFMEASCVFLHIAIRLLKFEDGSLFFIPLFFIYIFIVIGNLIVCFAVRMDTNLHNPMYNFISIFSFLEIWYTTATIPKMLSNLISKKKTISMIGCLLQMYFFHSLGNSEGILLTTMAIDRYVAICNPLRYSSIMNPRLCAQLSAGSCIFGFLVLLPEIAWISTLPFCGPNQIHQLFCDFEPVLHLACTDTSMILVEDVIHAVAIILSVLIISISYIRIITVILKIPSIGGRRKAFSTCAAHLCVFVMFYGSVSLMYLRFSATFPPVLDTAIALMFSVLAPLFNPIIYSLRNKDMKIAIKKLLCPQKMFTTSSG, from the exons TTTCCTACCAAGACTTTATCCTGATATTTATACCTAAAAACCTTACCTTCTTCTCTAGCCACACTCAAGGCTACTTTAtg GAAGCGAGCTGTGTTTTTCTACACATAGCCATAAGGTTGTTGAAA TTTGAAGATGGCAGCCTCTTCTTCATTCCTTTGTTCTTCATTTACATATTCATTGTTATTGGGAATCTCATTGTGTGTTTTGCAGTCAGAATGGACACTAATCTCCATAACCCCATGTATAATTTTATcagcattttctcatttctggAGATCTGGTATACCACTGCAACAATTCCCAAAATGCTCTCCAACCTCATCAGTAAGAAGAAGACCATCTCCATGATTGGATGCCTCTTACAGATGTACTTTTTCCATTCACTGGGAAATTCCGAGGGCATTTTGCTGACCACTATGGCCATTGACAGGTATGTTGCTATCTGTAACCCTCTCCGGTACTCAAGCATCATGAACCCCAGACTGTGTGCTCAACTCTCTGCAGGCTCCTGCATCTTTGGCTTTCTTGTGTTGCTCCCAGAGATTGCATGGATTTCCACACTGCCTTTCTGTGGCCCCAACCAAATTCACCAGCTCTTCTGTGACTTTGAACCTGTGCTGCACTTGGCCTGTACAGACACATCCATGATTCTGGTTGAGGATGTGATCCATGCTGTGGCCATTATACTCTCTGTCTTGATTATTTCCATCTCTTATATTAGAATCATCACTGTGATCTTGAAGATTCCCTCCATTGGAGGCCGTCGGAAGGCTTTCTCTACTTGTGCAGCCCATCTTTGTGTCTTTGTGATGTTCTATGGCAGTGTATCCCTGATGTACCTGCGTTTCTCAGCCACTTTCCCACCAGTTTTGGATACAGCCATTGCACTGATGTTTTCAGTTCTTGCTCCCCTTTTTAACCCTATAATCTATAGTTTGAGAAACAAGGACATGAAAATTGCAATTAAGAAGCTTCTCTGTCCTCAGAAAATGTTTACTACATCTTCTGGTTAA